Proteins encoded together in one Pseudomonadota bacterium window:
- a CDS encoding ABC transporter ATP-binding protein, which produces MSETVLRVSGLKKSFNKNNVELNILKGLDIDIYEADFITIMGPSGAGKSTFLHILGTLDTATEGEIFFRGRNINGFTEDEASKFRNEKVGFVFQFYHLLQDFTVIENITIPLLIKGVGSIEAIAKAETFLEIMGLKDRRNHRPGELSGGEQQRVAIARALVNEPEIILADEPTGNLDRKTGKEVLNYILSINERISSTLILVTHDPEIGLLGKRRFNMVDGELFSLE; this is translated from the coding sequence ATGAGTGAGACGGTTTTAAGGGTATCAGGACTGAAAAAGAGCTTTAACAAGAACAATGTGGAGCTCAATATATTGAAGGGGCTCGATATTGATATTTATGAAGCTGATTTTATCACCATTATGGGGCCCTCAGGCGCCGGCAAAAGCACATTTCTCCATATCCTTGGAACGTTGGATACTGCAACTGAAGGTGAAATATTTTTCAGAGGCAGGAATATCAACGGATTTACCGAAGATGAAGCGAGCAAGTTCCGGAACGAAAAGGTGGGTTTTGTCTTCCAGTTTTACCATCTTTTGCAGGATTTTACCGTTATTGAAAATATTACCATACCACTCCTGATAAAAGGGGTTGGCAGTATCGAAGCTATTGCAAAGGCGGAAACCTTTCTGGAGATTATGGGCCTGAAGGATAGGAGAAATCATAGACCCGGAGAACTTTCCGGTGGGGAGCAGCAAAGGGTGGCCATCGCACGGGCATTAGTGAATGAGCCGGAGATTATCCTTGCCGATGAGCCCACAGGAAACCTCGACAGAAAGACGGGTAAAGAGGTGCTTAATTATATCCTTTCCATAAATGAACGTATATCCTCAACCCTTATACTCGTGACGCATGATCCTGAAATAGGTCTGTTGGGGAAAAGAAGGTTCAATATGGTTGATGGGGAGCTCTTCTCGTTAGAGTAA
- a CDS encoding EF-hand domain-containing protein: protein MKKTLIIIISIIACITLVSTGFTKEKSSENPPKIRMRVRTKGDFVGKVVKVDTTDKIISVRNKGIVVTFDVANPRLIGYKSLDQIKTGDPISVGYTGDGAIISRFTGKIPVMPTGPSQQKRTASVSKKGGPVRVKERTNSTVFNDVDHNADGRISPAELSAIIPGLTMEQFKKYDKNGDGCLDRGEYNAAR from the coding sequence TAATAATCATCAGTATCATAGCCTGTATTACCCTGGTGTCGACAGGCTTTACTAAGGAAAAATCATCCGAAAACCCTCCAAAGATAAGGATGAGGGTAAGAACTAAGGGGGATTTCGTTGGTAAAGTCGTCAAGGTTGACACCACAGATAAAATAATATCCGTCAGAAACAAAGGAATAGTGGTCACATTTGATGTGGCCAATCCAAGATTGATAGGCTACAAAAGCCTCGACCAGATTAAAACGGGCGATCCAATTTCGGTCGGATATACCGGCGATGGCGCCATCATATCGAGGTTCACGGGAAAAATTCCGGTAATGCCGACGGGGCCCTCTCAGCAAAAAAGAACAGCCTCCGTTTCAAAGAAGGGAGGCCCTGTACGCGTGAAAGAACGGACAAACAGCACTGTATTTAATGATGTGGACCATAATGCAGATGGCAGGATCAGCCCTGCAGAATTGAGCGCCATTATCCCGGGCCTGACCATGGAACAATTCAAAAAATACGACAAAAATGGCGATGGGTGTCTCGACAGGGGGGAATATAACGCGGCGAGATAA